In Solidesulfovibrio carbinoliphilus subsp. oakridgensis, the sequence ACCCTCGACCAGCGCGGCCTTGCCCTCGAAACCGCCATCCACCCGGACGTGCCGGCCCTGCTGCTTGGCGACGAGGGACGCATCCGCCAGATCCTGCTCAATCTCGTCGGCAATGCCGTCAAATTCACCCGGTCCGGCACCATCACCCTGGAAGCCGGCTGGCACCCGGCCGACGAAACCGGCGGCAGGCGGCTGGCCCTGGCCGTCGGCGATACCGGCATCGGCATCCCCCACGACAAGCACGACACCGTCTTTGAGACCTTCACCCAGGTCGACGCCTCCAACACCCGCATCCACCAGGGCGCGGGCCTCGGCCTCTCCATCGTGGACCGGCTCGTGCGCCTCATGGGCGGCACGGTCCTGCTCGACAGCGAGCCCGGCATCGGCACCATGGTCATGTGCCTGCTGCCCCTGGCCCCGGCGGCCGGACCCGCCCGGGACGCCACCCCCGCCGCACCGCCGGCCGCCACCCCCGGGCTGCGCATCCTGCTCGTCGAGGACGAACGCATAAACCGCCTGACCGTCGGCAGCCTGCTGCGAAATGCCGGCCACACCGTCCTCGAAGCGGCCTCGGGCCGGCAGGCCCTCGACATTTTCGGCCGCGAAACCGTCGACGCGGTGCTGCTCGACATCCAGATGCCCGGCATGGACGGCCTCGAAACCCTGGCCCTCCTGCGCGACGCCGCCCTCCACGGCCCCAGGGCCGCCACCCCGGTCATCGCCCTGACCGCCCACGCCATGGTCGGCGACCGCGAACGGTTCCTGGCCGCCGGCATGGATGACTATCTGGCCAAGCCCGTCGAATGGACCGGCCTGGCGGCGGCCCTGGCCCGGTTGGCGAGACGCGGGTGAGAGAAAGAGGCCTCCGGCGGCCGGGGGGGATCATCCCCCCCGGACCCCCTGGGCGGGGGAGCGGGAATGGAGGGAAGCGGCTGGCGGGGTAGTCGTGGTCGGGTGCGCGTCGACCCCTTTCGGGTGGGTCCGGGAGGGGGTGACCCCCTCCCGGCCGCCGGAGGCATCTTTTCTTCCCCTCCCCTATCCGCCCAATCGCTGCGACACCACGTCCCAGACCCTGGCCGCGACGGTGGCGGCATCCGGGGTGGCGTCCACGGTGACGAACCGGCGGGGGTGCAAGCTCGCCAGGGTGCGGTAGCCGTCGCGGACGCGGCCGTGGAAATCGAGGTGCTCGGCTTCGAAGCGGCCTTCGGCGGCGGTGGTGCCGGCTTGCAGGTTGCGGGCCAGGGCCCGGCGCAGGCCTTGCTCCGGGTCGATGTCGAGAAGCAGGGTCAGCTGCGGCCAGGTCCCGGCCACGGCCACGTCGTTTAACTGCTGGAGCAGCGCCACGTCGAGGCTGCGGCCGTAGCCCTGGTAGGCGATGGTGGAGTCGGCGAACCGGTCGCACAGGACGACCTGGCCGGCGGCCAGCGCCGGCCGGATGACTTCGGCCACGTGCTGGGCCCGGTCGGCCAGGTAGAGAAAGAGTTCGGCCCGGCTGTCGAGGTTTCGGGTCTCAAGCGACAGGAGGATGGCGCGCAGGGTCTGGCCGAGGCCGCAGCCGCCCGGCTCCCGGGTGACGCGCACGGTCCTGCCGGTCCGCTCCAGGGCGGTGGTCAAAAGCCCGATCTGGGTGGATTTGCCCGAACCTTCTATCCCTTCAAGGGTAATAAACACTGCTGCACGTCCTTTTCCCGGGGCTTCGGGGGCTTTTCCGGGACCTCGCGCGGCGCTCGGGGCGGATTGTAGAGGTAGCGTTCCAGGGTGCGGACATAGGGCGACCACTGGCCGGGCTCGTCGGATTCGAAGGAGCCGAAAATCTGGTTCATCTTGGCGTCGATGTTGTCCGAAAAGTGGAGCGCGAAGGCCTCGGCGGTCTTGGGCCGGCGCGGGGAGCCGAATTCGTATTCCCCGTGGTGGGCGACCAGGATGTGCTTGAAATGGAGCGCCAGCTCGGGCTCGACGCCGGATTTCTTGAGCAGCGGCTCCACCAGTTCCAGGGTGATGACGATGTGGCCGAGCAGCCGCCCGGCGTCGGTGTAGTCCGTGCCCGGTCCGGCGGAAAGCTCCCAGGCCTTGCCGAGGTCGTGGCAGACGGCGGCGGCCAGGAGCGTGTCGCGGTCGAGGGCCGGATAGCGGTCGCAAATGGAAAGGGCCAGCCGGCAGACAGCCAGGGTGTGCTCGAGAAGCCCGCCCCGGTAGGAGTGGTGGACGCTCTTGGCCCCGGGCGCCTCCAGGAGCCTGTCGCGGAATTCCGGGTGCGACAGGACCCTGGCGCAAAATTTCCGCCACGGCCCATGGGCGATCTCGGCCCGGCACAGCTCGGCCAGTTTTTCGAGCAGCCCTTCCGGCGGTTCCTCGCTCGACGGCACGAACTGGGCCAGGTCCGGGGCGAACTCCCCGGGCGGGAGCACCCGCAGCCGGTCGATGTTGATCTGGGGCCGGTCGCGGTAGGCCCCGACCGGCCCCTCGACCAGGACGAACTGCCCTGGGGCCAGCTCGGCGTAGGCCTGGGCCGCCGGGCTCCATATCTTGGCCTCGATCCGGCCGGAAACGTCTTCCAGGGTCAGCGTCCAGAAGGGGCCGTTCTTGGCCTGGCCGAGCCGGGCCGCGCCGATGCAGAAGACGTCCGAAGCCGTCTGGCCGGGAGTCAGGTCTTTTATGAACTGTGCTTTTTGAATCACGAGGATGCCGCTGGGGTTAGATGAAAAAGGAACCTGCCCGGGGCCGGGGCGGTTGTCAATCCCGTTCGCCTTGGGCATAGTGCCAGCGCCGGCGAGCCCGGCACGGGGGAAGCGCATGCGTATCTTGCTGAC encodes:
- a CDS encoding 3'-5' exoribonuclease YhaM family protein: MPKANGIDNRPGPGQVPFSSNPSGILVIQKAQFIKDLTPGQTASDVFCIGAARLGQAKNGPFWTLTLEDVSGRIEAKIWSPAAQAYAELAPGQFVLVEGPVGAYRDRPQINIDRLRVLPPGEFAPDLAQFVPSSEEPPEGLLEKLAELCRAEIAHGPWRKFCARVLSHPEFRDRLLEAPGAKSVHHSYRGGLLEHTLAVCRLALSICDRYPALDRDTLLAAAVCHDLGKAWELSAGPGTDYTDAGRLLGHIVITLELVEPLLKKSGVEPELALHFKHILVAHHGEYEFGSPRRPKTAEAFALHFSDNIDAKMNQIFGSFESDEPGQWSPYVRTLERYLYNPPRAPREVPEKPPKPREKDVQQCLLPLKG
- the tmk gene encoding dTMP kinase, with product MFITLEGIEGSGKSTQIGLLTTALERTGRTVRVTREPGGCGLGQTLRAILLSLETRNLDSRAELFLYLADRAQHVAEVIRPALAAGQVVLCDRFADSTIAYQGYGRSLDVALLQQLNDVAVAGTWPQLTLLLDIDPEQGLRRALARNLQAGTTAAEGRFEAEHLDFHGRVRDGYRTLASLHPRRFVTVDATPDAATVAARVWDVVSQRLGG